From the genome of Bactrocera oleae isolate idBacOlea1 chromosome 2, idBacOlea1, whole genome shotgun sequence, one region includes:
- the ninaG gene encoding neither inactivation nor afterpotential protein G translates to MHFQQILYLGAIVIAFLAFLWFTFVSLFGDNTPNELSPQAGYAFDYIVVGAGTAGSVVASLLAKHSPTSTVLLIEAGDSFGLLSKIPLLTTFQQKGLNDWGFLSEPQVYSSRGLGEQRQYLPRGKGLGGSSMLNYMLHFDGEPRDFERWSSRHNLTDWRWKDIRPFLTAVRTQTHSLLEISSDYSKITEALYNLKKEFSRKNWRFRRARYTIKNGLRHNVFHQFLLPSLKRRNLFTLTNAYLKRLNLVYIDEEKSEVQTILVGVMDKKNHEEYVFSVDVQCEVILCAGAYQSPQILLASGIGDATLFETLGMRQQLQLPLVGENLHDHLNLPLFVSIDTVGPTLNQRSLLNPLQILNYLINGYGHLGNFGVLGHIDSSYEDSFGLTFFGVGAVEESALMSISNFKQEYFRALFPRYHNSSQEGFVLISTCLQPKSRGTVSIRIPNTRWKPIIDPNYLREAGDIDCTIRAIRAAVEVMKSASFASLNPRIHWPKIDECKKYGPTEKDFVENMPTDRYLECVIRYVGLGSHHPGGTCVMGTAANNSVVDSQFKVHGIDNMRVIDASVLPTPISGNPNSVIIGMAIRGATIILQKEKIKKK, encoded by the exons ATGCATTTTCAGC aaattttgtatcTCGGTGCCATTGTCATCGCCTTTTTGGCTTTTTTGTGGTTTACATTTGTTTCGTTGTTTGGCGATAACACACCAAATGAGCTAAGCCCTCAAGCGGGCTACGCTTTCGACTACATAGTGG ttggtGCTGGAACTGCGGGTTCAGTGGTGGCTTCATTGCTCGCCAAGCATAGTCCAACCTCAACGGTGCTGCTCATTGAAGCGGGGGATTCATTTGGTTTGTTGAGTAAAATACCTTTGTTGACCACTTTCCAGCAAAAAGGTCTGAACGATTGGGGATTTCTATCAGAACCCCAGGTTTATTCTTCGCGCGGACTTGGAGAACAG CGGCAGTACTTGCCTCGTGGTAAAGGACTTGGTGGTTCTTCCATGTTGAATTATATGCTGCATTTCGATGGAGAACCTCGTGATTTTGAAAGATGGAGCAGTAGACACAATTTGACTGATTGGCGATGGAAGGACATACGACCTTTCCTAACTGCGGTTCGTACACAGACTCATTCTCTTTTAGAGATATCATCGGACTATTCGAAAATAACGGAGGCTCTATACAATTTGAAAAAGGAATTTTCGAGAAAAAATTGGCGGTTTCGACGTGCTCggtatacaattaaaaatgggCTGCGTCACAAtgtatttcatcaatttttgttGCCGTCTCTCAAGCGTCGTAATCTCTTTACGCTTACCAATGCGTATTTAAAACGATTGAACCTCGTTTACATCGACGAAGAAAAGAGTGAGGTGCAGACTATTTTAGTTGGCGTGATGGACAAGAAAAATCATGAGGAGTATGTTTTCAGTGTAGATGTGCAATGTGAGGTGATACTTTGCGCCGGCGCTTATCAATCTCCACAAATACTACTGGCGTCTGGTATTGGCGATGCCACTCTGTTTGAAACATTGGGTATGCGGCAACAGTTACAATTACCATTGGTGGGCGAAAATCTACACGATCATCTTAATCTGCCACTTTTTGTATCCATTGATACGGTGGGCCCAACACTAAATCAACGCTCCCTGCTTAATCCCCTCCAAATTTTGAACTATTTGATAAACGGCTATGGTCATTTGGGTAATTTCGGTGTTTTGGGTCACATCGATTCCAGCTACGAGGATAGCTTTGGTTTGACTTTTTTTGGTGTTGGCGCGGTGGAAGAAAGTGCTTTAATGTCAATTTCCAATTTTAAACAGGAGTATTTTCGTGCACTCTTTCCCCGTTATCACAATAGTTCACAGGAGGGATTTGTGCTGATATCCACTTGTCTGCAGCCGAAATCACGTGGCACTGTTTCTATCAGGATACCCAATACCCGTTGGAAACCAATTATCGATCCGAACTATCTACGGGAGGCCGGTGATATTGACTGTACGATTCGCGCTATACGCGCGGCCGTGGAGGTCATGAAGTCGGCAAGCTTTGCTTCCCTAAATCCGCGCATCCATTGGCCCAAGATTGATGAGTGCAAAAAGTATGGACCAACGGAGAAAGATTTTGTGGAAAATATGCCGACAGACAGGTATTTGGAGTGTGTAATAAG ATATGTGGGGCTGGGGTCACATCATCCAGGCGGAACTTGTGTAATGGGCACAGCAGCAAATAACAGTGTCGTGGATTCTCAGTTCAA GGTCCACGGAATTGACAATATGCGTGTAATCGATGCAAGTGTATTACCAACGCCCATTTCTGGCAATCCCAATTCTGTGATAATTGGTATGGCGATTCGAGGCGCCACAATAATTCTACagaaggaaaaaattaaaaagaaatga